From Juglans regia cultivar Chandler chromosome 8, Walnut 2.0, whole genome shotgun sequence, the proteins below share one genomic window:
- the LOC108989245 gene encoding protein BONZAI 3-like isoform X2 encodes MAVVYAKKIDGKLEELGRTEVIMNSLNPKWIEKVTIAFQFEIVQPLVFHVYDVDTKYHNIPVKTLKLEDQDFLGEAMCVLSEVLTKQNRSLTLNLHSKIGHVGLRNLGVLTIHAEETAASRRVVEMILHCSYLDNKDIFSNSNPFLRISRIVESGGSIPICKTEVVNNNLNPTWKPLCLSMQQFGSKDNPLIIECFDFNSSGKHSLIGKLQKSVADLEKLHEGRSGANLTITSHHGHKKVLKGELFVDQFCEKEQYSFLDYVSCGFELNFMVAVDFTASNGNPRNPDSLHYIDPSGQLNSYQKAIMEVGEVTQFYDSDRRFPAWGFGGKTFDGTISHCFNLNGSAGSFEVEGVEGIMSAYASALHNVTLAGPTLFGQVIKTAAQIASQSVSYNSKKYFVLLIITDGVLTDLQETKDALVKASDLPLSILIVGVGSADFGQMEVLDADKGQRLESSTDRVATRDIVQFVPMRDVHGGQISVVQALLEELPGQFLTYMRCRDIKPRPLHEAQASGT; translated from the exons ATGGCAGTGGTTTATGCGAAGAAAATAGATGGAAAACTAGAGGAGTTAGGCCGCACTGAGGTTATAATGAATAGCTTGAATCCCAAGTGGATAGAAAAAGTTACAATTGCATTCCAGTTCGAGATTGTACAGCCATTGGT ATTCCATGTCTATGATGTTGATACCAAATATCACAATATACCTGTGAAG ACGCTGAAATTGGAGGATCAAGATTTTCTTGGAGAGGCCATGTGTGTTCTATCAGAG GTACTTACCAAACAAAATCGGAGTTTAACCCTTAATCTTCATAGTAAAATTGGGCATGTGGGTTTGAGGAACTTAGGGGTACTCACCATCCATGCAGAGGAAACAGCTGCTTCAAGGAGGGTTGTTGAGATGATACTCCATTGTTCTTACTTGGATAACAAGGACATATTTTCGAATAGT AACCCTTTTCTAAGAATATCTAGAATTGTTGAGAGTGGAGGCTCAATTCCAATATGCAAGACTGAAGTGGTGAACAACAATTTAAATCCAACATGGAAACCCCTATGCCTGAGTATGCAGCAGTTTGGAAGTAAG GATAACCCATTGATTATCGAGTGCTTTGATTTCAACAGCAGTGGCAAACATTCGCTTATTGG TAAACTTCAGAAGTCAGTGGCCGACCTGGAAAAACTTCATGAAGGTAGAAGTGGTGCAAATCTTACTATAACATCTCATCATGGTCACAAGAAG GTTTTGAAGGGAGAGCTGTTTGTGGATCAGTTTTGTGAGAAGGAACAATACAGCTTTCTTGATTACGTTTCTTGTGGATTTGAGCTCAACTTTATGGTTGCGGTTGATTTTACAG CCTCAAATGGAAATCCTCGGAACCCAGATTCTTTACACTACATTGATCCTTCCGGCCAGTTGAATTCTTATCAGAAG GCTATAATGGAGGTTGGGGAGGTCACTCAGTTTTATGATTCTGATAGGCGCTTTCCTGCATGGGGCTTTGGTGGAAAAACATTTGATGGAACAATCTCACACTGCTTCAACCTGAATGGAAGCGCAGGTAGCTTTGAG GTCGAAGGAGTTGAAGGCATCATGTCTGCTTATGCAAGTGCTCTACATAATGTTACTCTGGCTGGACCAACGTTGTTTGGCCAAGTGATTAAAACAGCTGCTCAAATTGCAAGCCAATCCGTTTCATACAACAGCAAAAAGTACTTCGTTTTGCTCATTATTACG GATGGAGTCCTTACAGACCTTCaagaaacgaaagacgcttTGGTGAAGGCATCTGATCTTCCACTATCAATTCTTATAGTGGGAGTGGGAAGCGCAGATTTTGGACAAATGGAG GTCCTTGATGCTGATAAAGGACAACGATTAGAGAGCTCTACAGATCGTGTTGCCACACGTGACATTGTACAGTTTGTTCCAATGCGAGATGTTCATG GTGGGCAGATTTCTGTGGTCCAGGCTCTTTTGGAAGAGCTACCAGGACAGTTCTTGACGTACATGCGGTGCAGAGATATCAAGCCACGCCCTCTCCATGAAGCCCAAGCGTCTGGTACTTAA
- the LOC108989245 gene encoding protein BONZAI 3-like isoform X1, with product MGNCFSDVEGGKQAVGGVQQSPTATNNNNAGHNDAVDFFYRSRGLQQLFTRVELSLSALNLRDRDIISKSDPMAVVYAKKIDGKLEELGRTEVIMNSLNPKWIEKVTIAFQFEIVQPLVFHVYDVDTKYHNIPVKTLKLEDQDFLGEAMCVLSEVLTKQNRSLTLNLHSKIGHVGLRNLGVLTIHAEETAASRRVVEMILHCSYLDNKDIFSNSNPFLRISRIVESGGSIPICKTEVVNNNLNPTWKPLCLSMQQFGSKDNPLIIECFDFNSSGKHSLIGKLQKSVADLEKLHEGRSGANLTITSHHGHKKVLKGELFVDQFCEKEQYSFLDYVSCGFELNFMVAVDFTASNGNPRNPDSLHYIDPSGQLNSYQKAIMEVGEVTQFYDSDRRFPAWGFGGKTFDGTISHCFNLNGSAGSFEVEGVEGIMSAYASALHNVTLAGPTLFGQVIKTAAQIASQSVSYNSKKYFVLLIITDGVLTDLQETKDALVKASDLPLSILIVGVGSADFGQMEVLDADKGQRLESSTDRVATRDIVQFVPMRDVHGGQISVVQALLEELPGQFLTYMRCRDIKPRPLHEAQASGT from the exons ATGGGGAACTGCTTTTCGGACGTGGAAGGAGGAAAGCAAGCCGTGGGTGGGGTCCAACAGAGCCCCACAGCTACCAACAACAACAATGCCGGCCACAACGACGCCGTTGACTTCTTCTACAGGTCTCGGGGGCTCCAGCAACTCTTCACCCGAGTCGAG TTATCCCTATCAGCATTGAACTTGCGAGATCGTGACATCATTTCAAAG AGTGATCCCATGGCAGTGGTTTATGCGAAGAAAATAGATGGAAAACTAGAGGAGTTAGGCCGCACTGAGGTTATAATGAATAGCTTGAATCCCAAGTGGATAGAAAAAGTTACAATTGCATTCCAGTTCGAGATTGTACAGCCATTGGT ATTCCATGTCTATGATGTTGATACCAAATATCACAATATACCTGTGAAG ACGCTGAAATTGGAGGATCAAGATTTTCTTGGAGAGGCCATGTGTGTTCTATCAGAG GTACTTACCAAACAAAATCGGAGTTTAACCCTTAATCTTCATAGTAAAATTGGGCATGTGGGTTTGAGGAACTTAGGGGTACTCACCATCCATGCAGAGGAAACAGCTGCTTCAAGGAGGGTTGTTGAGATGATACTCCATTGTTCTTACTTGGATAACAAGGACATATTTTCGAATAGT AACCCTTTTCTAAGAATATCTAGAATTGTTGAGAGTGGAGGCTCAATTCCAATATGCAAGACTGAAGTGGTGAACAACAATTTAAATCCAACATGGAAACCCCTATGCCTGAGTATGCAGCAGTTTGGAAGTAAG GATAACCCATTGATTATCGAGTGCTTTGATTTCAACAGCAGTGGCAAACATTCGCTTATTGG TAAACTTCAGAAGTCAGTGGCCGACCTGGAAAAACTTCATGAAGGTAGAAGTGGTGCAAATCTTACTATAACATCTCATCATGGTCACAAGAAG GTTTTGAAGGGAGAGCTGTTTGTGGATCAGTTTTGTGAGAAGGAACAATACAGCTTTCTTGATTACGTTTCTTGTGGATTTGAGCTCAACTTTATGGTTGCGGTTGATTTTACAG CCTCAAATGGAAATCCTCGGAACCCAGATTCTTTACACTACATTGATCCTTCCGGCCAGTTGAATTCTTATCAGAAG GCTATAATGGAGGTTGGGGAGGTCACTCAGTTTTATGATTCTGATAGGCGCTTTCCTGCATGGGGCTTTGGTGGAAAAACATTTGATGGAACAATCTCACACTGCTTCAACCTGAATGGAAGCGCAGGTAGCTTTGAG GTCGAAGGAGTTGAAGGCATCATGTCTGCTTATGCAAGTGCTCTACATAATGTTACTCTGGCTGGACCAACGTTGTTTGGCCAAGTGATTAAAACAGCTGCTCAAATTGCAAGCCAATCCGTTTCATACAACAGCAAAAAGTACTTCGTTTTGCTCATTATTACG GATGGAGTCCTTACAGACCTTCaagaaacgaaagacgcttTGGTGAAGGCATCTGATCTTCCACTATCAATTCTTATAGTGGGAGTGGGAAGCGCAGATTTTGGACAAATGGAG GTCCTTGATGCTGATAAAGGACAACGATTAGAGAGCTCTACAGATCGTGTTGCCACACGTGACATTGTACAGTTTGTTCCAATGCGAGATGTTCATG GTGGGCAGATTTCTGTGGTCCAGGCTCTTTTGGAAGAGCTACCAGGACAGTTCTTGACGTACATGCGGTGCAGAGATATCAAGCCACGCCCTCTCCATGAAGCCCAAGCGTCTGGTACTTAA
- the LOC118349230 gene encoding protein BONZAI 3-like, translating to MGNCFSDVEGGKQAVGGVQQSPTATNNNNAGHNDAVDFFYRSRGLQQLFTRVEVVTAILTPLSLSALNLRDRDIISKSDPMAVVYAKKIDGKLEELGRTEVIMNSLNPKWIEKVTIAFQFEIVQPLVFHVYDVDTKYHNIPVKTLKLEDQDFLGEAMCVLSEVLTKQNRSLTLNLHSKIGHVGLRNLGVLTIHAEETAASRRVVEMILHCSYLDNKDIFSNSNPFLRISRIVESGGSIPICKTEVVNNNLNPTWKPLCLSMQQFGSKDNPLIIECFDFNSSGKHSLIGKLQKSVADLEKLHEGRSGANLTITSHHGHKKVLKGELFVDQFCEKEQYSFLDYVSCGFELNFMVAVDFTASNGNPRNPDSLHYIDPSGQLNSYQKAIMEVGEVTQFYDSDRRFPAWGFGGKTFDGTISHCFNLNGSAGSFEVEGVEGIMSAYASALHNVTLAGPTLFGQVIKTAAQIASQSVSYNSKKYFVLLIITDGVLTDLQETKDALVKASDLPLSILIVGVGSADFGQMEVLDADKGQRLESSTDRVATRDIVQFVPMRDVHAVLFLLELHFTSNYNIVVVCAGGQISVVQALLEELPGQFLTYMRCRDIKPRPLHEAQASGT from the exons ATGGGGAACTGCTTTTCGGACGTGGAAGGAGGAAAGCAAGCCGTGGGTGGGGTCCAACAGAGCCCCACAGCTACCAACAACAACAATGCCGGCCACAACGACGCCGTTGACTTCTTCTACAGGTCTCGGGGGCTCCAGCAACTCTTCACCCGAGTCGAGGTAGTGACAGCCATTCTAACGcct TTATCCCTATCAGCATTGAACTTGCGAGATCGTGACATCATTTCAAAG AGTGATCCCATGGCAGTGGTTTATGCGAAGAAAATAGATGGAAAACTAGAGGAGTTAGGCCGCACTGAGGTTATAATGAATAGCTTGAATCCCAAGTGGATAGAAAAAGTTACAATTGCATTCCAGTTCGAGATTGTACAGCCATTGGT ATTCCATGTCTATGATGTTGATACCAAATATCACAATATACCTGTGAAG ACGCTGAAATTGGAGGATCAAGATTTTCTTGGAGAGGCCATGTGTGTTCTATCAGAG GTACTTACCAAACAAAATCGGAGTTTAACCCTTAATCTTCATAGTAAAATTGGGCATGTGGGTTTGAGGAACTTAGGGGTACTCACCATCCATGCAGAGGAAACAGCTGCTTCAAGGAGGGTTGTTGAGATGATACTCCATTGTTCTTACTTGGATAACAAGGACATATTTTCGAATAGT AACCCTTTTCTAAGAATATCTAGAATTGTTGAGAGTGGAGGCTCAATTCCAATATGCAAGACTGAAGTGGTGAACAACAATTTAAATCCAACATGGAAACCCCTATGCCTGAGTATGCAGCAGTTTGGAAGTAAG GATAACCCATTGATTATCGAGTGCTTTGATTTCAACAGCAGTGGCAAACATTCGCTTATTGG TAAACTTCAGAAGTCAGTGGCCGACCTGGAAAAACTTCATGAAGGTAGAAGTGGTGCAAATCTTACTATAACATCTCATCATGGTCACAAGAAG GTTTTGAAGGGAGAGCTGTTTGTGGATCAGTTTTGTGAGAAGGAACAATACAGCTTTCTTGATTACGTTTCTTGTGGATTTGAGCTCAACTTTATGGTTGCGGTTGATTTTACAG CCTCAAATGGAAATCCTCGGAACCCAGATTCTTTACACTACATTGATCCTTCCGGCCAGTTGAATTCTTATCAGAAG GCTATAATGGAGGTTGGGGAGGTCACTCAGTTTTATGATTCTGATAGGCGCTTTCCTGCATGGGGCTTTGGTGGAAAAACATTTGATGGAACAATCTCACACTGCTTCAACCTGAATGGAAGCGCAGGTAGCTTTGAG GTCGAAGGAGTTGAAGGCATCATGTCTGCTTATGCAAGTGCTCTACATAATGTTACTCTGGCTGGACCAACGTTGTTTGGCCAAGTGATTAAAACAGCTGCTCAAATTGCAAGCCAATCCGTTTCATACAACAGCAAAAAGTACTTCGTTTTGCTCATTATTACG GATGGAGTCCTTACAGACCTTCaagaaacgaaagacgcttTGGTGAAGGCATCTGATCTTCCACTATCAATTCTTATAGTGGGAGTGGGAAGCGCAGATTTTGGACAAATGGAG GTCCTTGATGCTGATAAAGGACAACGATTAGAGAGCTCTACAGATCGTGTTGCCACACGTGACATTGTACAGTTTGTTCCAATGCGAGATGTTCATG CTGTTCTGTTTTTGCTTGAACTCCATTTTACATCCAACTATAACATAGTTGTGGTATGTGCAGGTGGGCAGATTTCTGTGGTCCAGGCTCTTTTGGAAGAGCTACCAGGACAGTTCTTGACGTACATGCGGTGCAGAGATATCAAGCCACGCCCTCTCCATGAAGCCCAAGCGTCTGGTACTTAA